The following are encoded together in the Pleurocapsa sp. FMAR1 genome:
- a CDS encoding protein tyrosine phosphatase family protein, whose product MMNNIQDYYQISDRLATSGQPTQEQFELIANSGYQIIINLAMSTSTNALANEGVIVTDLGMVYIQIPVVWENPQIKDVQIFFKTMQSFEDDRVWVHCAKNMRVSCFVYLWQKYVLQLSEAEARSTMDQIWQPTGVWQKLIEQAKTNFS is encoded by the coding sequence ATGATGAACAATATCCAAGACTATTATCAAATAAGCGATCGCCTGGCAACTTCAGGACAACCCACCCAGGAACAATTTGAGCTAATTGCTAATTCAGGATACCAAATCATAATTAATTTAGCCATGTCCACTTCGACTAATGCTCTAGCTAACGAAGGCGTAATTGTTACTGACTTAGGGATGGTTTATATTCAGATTCCTGTAGTCTGGGAAAATCCTCAGATCAAAGATGTACAGATTTTTTTCAAGACTATGCAATCTTTTGAGGATGACCGAGTTTGGGTACACTGCGCCAAAAATATGCGAGTTTCCTGCTTTGTTTATCTCTGGCAAAAATATGTTTTGCAACTATCTGAAGCTGAAGCTCGATCTACTATGGATCAAATTTGGCAACCTACAGGAGTTTGGCAAAAACTGATTGAGCAAGCCAAAACTAATTTTAGTTAA
- the rpmB gene encoding 50S ribosomal protein L28, with the protein MARKCQITGKKANNAMAVSHSHRRTKKLQGVNLQWKRVWWAEGNRWVRLRLSTKAIKTLEKKGIGTMAKEAGINLNQY; encoded by the coding sequence ATGGCTCGTAAATGTCAGATAACAGGGAAAAAAGCCAATAATGCAATGGCAGTTTCACACTCTCATCGTCGCACCAAAAAATTGCAGGGTGTAAATTTGCAGTGGAAAAGAGTTTGGTGGGCAGAAGGTAACCGCTGGGTAAGATTGCGCTTATCTACTAAAGCGATCAAAACTTTAGAGAAAAAAGGTATTGGCACAATGGCGAAAGAAGCGGGCATTAACCTTAACCAATACTAA
- a CDS encoding aminotransferase class V-fold PLP-dependent enzyme: MNISDRALFDIPREIVYLNSASIAPRLKQVSKAGHQGIDIFSSPWSITSDDRFRNPEILREEFARFIEVDADTVALVPSASYGIAVAAKNIPIEANANIVVLEDQYPSNIYAWRRRADESRAMIRVAQRRTNNSLTESVLNLIDSNTAVVTIPNCHWTDGELLDLVAVGEAARTAGAALVVDASQSLGALPINFDVVQPDFVVSVGHKWLLGSYGLGYLYVDKKWHSCGIPIEESSLTRRGSEDSSQLANYVDEYRPGARRFDFGEFTQFISIPMAIAAISQLNRWGSLYVQKELFSRTQHIRAICNRLGIETLPTERSAGHIVGIKLNAEQQPMKLAAVLKSANIYISVRSETIRVAPHLHTDEQDIKRFGSVLKEYLV, translated from the coding sequence ATGAACATATCCGACCGAGCTTTGTTTGATATTCCCAGGGAGATTGTCTATCTAAACTCTGCCAGTATTGCTCCTAGACTTAAACAAGTGTCTAAAGCTGGACATCAAGGCATCGATATTTTTTCTAGCCCTTGGTCAATTACTTCTGATGATAGGTTTCGCAATCCAGAAATACTCCGTGAAGAATTTGCCCGTTTTATTGAAGTAGATGCCGACACTGTTGCCTTAGTTCCCTCTGCAAGCTATGGCATCGCAGTAGCAGCAAAAAACATTCCCATAGAAGCAAACGCAAATATTGTAGTTCTCGAAGACCAATACCCTTCAAACATCTACGCTTGGAGAAGACGAGCCGACGAATCGAGAGCAATGATCCGAGTTGCTCAACGAAGGACAAATAATTCTCTGACTGAATCAGTGTTAAACCTTATTGATTCAAATACCGCCGTAGTTACAATTCCTAACTGCCACTGGACGGATGGTGAACTGCTTGACCTGGTTGCTGTTGGTGAAGCAGCTAGAACTGCGGGTGCTGCATTAGTTGTTGATGCTAGCCAATCTTTAGGGGCTTTGCCCATCAATTTTGATGTAGTTCAACCTGATTTTGTCGTTTCAGTTGGTCATAAGTGGCTACTGGGTTCTTATGGACTAGGATATTTATACGTTGACAAGAAATGGCATAGTTGCGGAATTCCCATAGAAGAATCTTCGCTTACCCGTCGTGGAAGCGAGGACTCCTCGCAACTAGCTAACTATGTTGATGAATACCGCCCAGGCGCACGCCGATTTGACTTTGGGGAGTTTACTCAATTTATTTCAATACCTATGGCTATAGCTGCCATTTCACAACTAAACAGATGGGGTAGCTTATATGTCCAGAAAGAACTCTTCAGCAGAACACAACACATTCGTGCGATATGCAATCGGCTTGGTATTGAAACGCTTCCTACTGAGCGAAGTGCTGGACATATTGTCGGCATAAAATTAAACGCAGAGCAACAACCCATGAAGCTTGCAGCCGTTCTCAAATCAGCCAATATTTATATTAGCGTTCGCAGTGAAACGATCAGGGTTGCACCCCATCTTCACACCGATGAGCAAGATATCAAAAGGTTTGGCTCTGTGCTGAAGGAATATCTTGTTTAG